The stretch of DNA GGCCTTGATCAAAATGCTCAAAATATCTTACAGGCGAATAGGGTCGGAGATTGTACGGGATCAGTATTGCAGCCAAATCCCATTAATCGATGACATTCCGCTTGTCACTAGGCAGGCGCGAGTTCGCCAATCGGGCTCGTAATCTATATCTGTACACTCGCTACACATTCATGTTCAGCAATTAAAGCCTGATCATCCGGCATGATACGCTTGTGGAAGGCGAGCATCTCATTTTATCGATTTATGTCCTAAAGTAATGCGTTCAGAATGGCGACGACGTTCAATGAGTTGCCAAAGGAATGGCTCCCGAGACCGCGAACGTGGGTGCCCTGGCGCCTGAGCGATGGCACAGGGCCGTGACGCCACAGGAGACTTTTAACGCCGGTTGATCGGGCTAGGGAGCTGGGGCGCCGGTGGCTCGCTGGGTGGGTCGCCCTCGGGCGGGGCTGGGTCCGGCGGCGGGTCGCCGATGGGCGGCAATGGATCGTCTCCCGGCCGCGGCGTGTCCGATTGCATGTCGTTCCCCTCGGAGACGCCCTTTGGTAAGGGCCGGCGACAACGCGCGATGCCGATGAACGTCACGGCCGATTCGACGCCAACCTGCGCCGTGGTGCCGCGTTGTCCACCTTGCGATCGTCGTTCTACGCCGAGTCGGAAGCTGCTCGCGCTCAGAGGGGGGCATGGACGCAGAGATCGAGAGGCTGCGGCAGCGCGAGCGCGAGCGCGAGCTCGAAGCCCGCGTCGCGAGGCTTGAGGCCGAGCGCGGGGATGGCCTGCGCCGGCCGGATCGCGGTCAGCGGACTTCCGCGGCCTCCACCGACCTTCTGTTCACGGCAGCGGAGAAGACCCGTATGCCGGAGATCATCACCGACCCCAACTTGCCCGACAACCCCATCGTATTCGCCAATCGGGCCTTCCAGAACCTGTGCGGCTACGATGCTGCCGAGCTGATCGGGCGCAACTGCCGATTCCTTCAGGGCCCTGGGACCGACCCGGCCGATGTCGCCAAGGTCCGTGACGCCATCGCTGCCCGGCGCGACGTGGTGGTCGAGATCCTGAACTACCACCGCGACGGCACGCCGTTCCGCAACGAGCTCTACGTCAGCCCCGTCTTCGATCCGGATGGGGGCCAACTCCGCTACTTCTTCGCGAGCCAGCTCGACGTCACCCGCTTCCGCACCAAAGAAGGGGTCTTGGCCGAGAGCGAAGCCCGGTACCGGGCGCTCTTCAACGCGGTCGACAGCGGGTTCTGCGTCATCGAGATGCGTTTCGACGCACAGGGGCGCGCGATCGATTACAGGTTCATGGAAGTGAACCCCGCCTTCGCGGCGCAGACGGGCCTGTGCGACGCGGCCGGGCGCTGGGCGAGCGAACTCGTGCCCGGGCTCGAACGCTCCTGGTTCGACACCTACGGCGAGGTTGCGCGGACCGGCCAGCCCGTACGGTTCGAGAGCGGGTCGATCGCGATGGGGCGCTGGTACGACGTCCACGCCCTGCGGATCGGCGAGCCCGAGCAGCACCGGGTTGCCATCCTGTTCAACGACATCACCGACCGCCGCCGTCTTGAGAGCCACCTGGAGGCCACTGCTCAGGAGCGAGCCGACGAGCGCGACATGGTGTGGCGCGCCAGCCGCGACCTCTTCGTGATCTGCGGATTCGATGGTGTCTTTCGCAAGGCGAACGCCGCCTGGACCGAAACGCTCGGATGGGATGTCGCCGAGGTCGTGGGCACCCGCTTCGACGCGTTCGTGCATCCCGACGACTATGCGCGGGCCGCTGCGGCCTTCGAGCGCATCAGCGCCGGGTTTCCGCTGCATGACATCGACGTGCGCGTCCGGACGAAGGACGGCGGGTACCGGTGGCTCTCATGGAATGCTATCCCGCGGGACGACCATTATTACGCCGCTGGCCGCGACATCACGGAACGTCGGGCGCTCGAAGAGCAATTGCGCCAATCCCAGAAGCTGGAGGCCGTCGGTCAGTTGACCGGTGGCGTGGCTCATGACTTCAACAACCTGCTCACGGTTATCAAGTCCTCGACCGACCTGCTGAAGCGACCTTACCTCGCAGAGGAGCGCCGGCTTCGCTACGTCGGTGCCATCTCCGACACGGTCGACCGTGCCGCCAAGCTCACAGGTCAGCTTCTCGCCTTCGCTCGTCGACAGGCGCTGCGGCCGGAAACCTTCGCAGCAGACCGCGCCGTGGCGGCGCTCGCCGACATGGTCGGCACGCTCACGGGGGCACGTATCCAGGTCGAGCTCGGCCTACCCGATGGCGAGCGGCGGGACCTCCACGTCAACGCCGACCCGAGCCAGTTCGATACGGCGTTGGTGAACCTTGTCGTCAACGCCCGCGACGCGATGGACCGCGAGGGCCGCCTGCGAATCGGGCTTCGCCGCGCCGGCCGCATTCCTGCCGTCCGGGCGCACCCGCCGCAGCGTGGCG from Methylobacterium aquaticum encodes:
- a CDS encoding hybrid sensor histidine kinase/response regulator; this translates as MDAEIERLRQRERERELEARVARLEAERGDGLRRPDRGQRTSAASTDLLFTAAEKTRMPEIITDPNLPDNPIVFANRAFQNLCGYDAAELIGRNCRFLQGPGTDPADVAKVRDAIAARRDVVVEILNYHRDGTPFRNELYVSPVFDPDGGQLRYFFASQLDVTRFRTKEGVLAESEARYRALFNAVDSGFCVIEMRFDAQGRAIDYRFMEVNPAFAAQTGLCDAAGRWASELVPGLERSWFDTYGEVARTGQPVRFESGSIAMGRWYDVHALRIGEPEQHRVAILFNDITDRRRLESHLEATAQERADERDMVWRASRDLFVICGFDGVFRKANAAWTETLGWDVAEVVGTRFDAFVHPDDYARAAAAFERISAGFPLHDIDVRVRTKDGGYRWLSWNAIPRDDHYYAAGRDITERRALEEQLRQSQKLEAVGQLTGGVAHDFNNLLTVIKSSTDLLKRPYLAEERRLRYVGAISDTVDRAAKLTGQLLAFARRQALRPETFAADRAVAALADMVGTLTGARIQVELGLPDGERRDLHVNADPSQFDTALVNLVVNARDAMDREGRLRIGLRRAGRIPAVRAHPPQRGDFIAISISDTGAGIAPENLERIFEPFFTTKVVGQGTGLGLSQVFGFAKQSGGEIIVESAVGEGTTFTLYLPRVAAVEASDPVAEPEALADGHGTCVLVVEDNLDVGAFAQQALRELGYSTVWATDASKALAELERIPFRFEVVFSDVVMPGMNGVELAAEIRRRRPDLPVVLTSGYSDVLAAEGTHGFDLLRKPYSVTDLSRVLRRAVQEARARGR